A stretch of the Pseudomonas helvetica genome encodes the following:
- a CDS encoding RidA family protein, which yields MANQDLTFIPDLDPESISSDVAGFGGLLVSTQIPTRADGSLELGGITEQSECTLQALKVALERAGSSMDRVMHLTIYLTDMADRAAFNEVYQRFFAKPWPVRAAVGVAALAVEGMRVEVTAMAAKG from the coding sequence ATGGCAAACCAAGACCTGACCTTTATCCCCGACCTGGACCCGGAATCCATCTCCTCCGATGTTGCCGGTTTCGGCGGCCTGCTGGTCTCGACCCAGATCCCCACCCGCGCTGACGGTAGCCTGGAGTTGGGTGGCATCACCGAGCAAAGCGAGTGCACGCTGCAGGCACTCAAGGTCGCGTTGGAACGGGCTGGCAGTTCCATGGACCGGGTCATGCATTTGACCATCTACCTCACCGACATGGCCGACCGCGCCGCCTTCAACGAGGTCTATCAACGCTTTTTCGCCAAGCCCTGGCCGGTGCGCGCCGCCGTTGGCGTAGCCGCCCTGGCGGTCGAAGGCATGCGCGTGGAAGTCACCGCGATGGCGGCCAAGGGCTGA
- a CDS encoding gamma-glutamyl-gamma-aminobutyrate hydrolase family protein (Members of this family of hydrolases with an active site Cys residue belong to MEROPS family C26.), which yields MKVVAVSQRVDVIPERGENRDALDQRLVTLLLVAGFIPVPVPNGLYLQTPDGEVIHGALDDWLNAVSPQAIVLSGGNDIGQCSARDLTEGRLLDHARSHNLPVLGICRGMQMIAHSEGSELKPVTGHVRTRHKLSGQIVAEVNSYHSFALADCPKGFEVLARSEDGEIEAIRHLNLPWEGWMWHPEREAFFASHDIQRLKKLFGE from the coding sequence ATGAAGGTCGTTGCCGTCAGCCAGCGCGTGGACGTAATTCCTGAACGCGGCGAAAACCGTGATGCACTGGATCAGCGTCTGGTCACCTTGCTTCTGGTTGCCGGATTTATACCGGTGCCGGTACCCAACGGGTTGTACCTGCAAACACCCGATGGAGAAGTGATTCACGGTGCCCTGGATGACTGGCTGAACGCGGTATCACCACAGGCCATCGTTCTTTCGGGCGGAAATGACATCGGTCAGTGTTCGGCACGCGACCTGACCGAAGGCAGACTGCTTGACCATGCACGATCCCACAACTTGCCAGTACTCGGAATTTGCCGGGGAATGCAGATGATCGCGCACTCGGAAGGCAGCGAACTAAAACCGGTTACAGGTCATGTGCGAACCCGGCATAAGTTGTCGGGACAGATTGTTGCCGAGGTGAACAGTTATCACAGTTTTGCCCTTGCCGACTGCCCGAAAGGGTTTGAGGTCTTGGCGCGAAGTGAAGATGGGGAAATCGAAGCCATTCGACACCTCAACCTGCCTTGGGAAGGCTGGATGTGGCACCCGGAACGAGAGGCGTTTTTTGCATCGCACGACATTCAACGATTGAAGAAGTTGTTCGGTGAATAA
- a CDS encoding YceI family protein, which yields MTHRFPRSVILAAALVFGTTAGAQAVEYKKVNARASQISFTYNQMGARVYGTFGKFEATLDFNSANPSAAHATLTIQLDSIDAGNSDANSELKKPAWFNTAAYPEAKFVSSSVKALGNNRYEVSGQLTLKGITREVGAQITLKPESAIGVFDGEFILKRGDFKIGEGEWADYGVVSNEINIKFRVVAPEQ from the coding sequence ATGACCCACCGATTTCCACGTTCTGTCATCCTGGCTGCAGCCCTTGTATTCGGTACCACGGCGGGCGCCCAGGCGGTCGAATACAAGAAAGTAAATGCACGCGCGAGCCAGATCAGCTTCACCTATAACCAGATGGGGGCGAGGGTGTATGGCACGTTCGGCAAATTCGAGGCCACCCTCGATTTCAACTCGGCGAACCCCTCGGCGGCCCACGCCACACTGACCATCCAGCTCGACAGCATCGATGCCGGGAACAGCGATGCCAACAGCGAATTGAAAAAGCCCGCCTGGTTCAACACGGCGGCTTATCCAGAGGCGAAGTTTGTATCGAGCAGCGTGAAGGCGCTCGGCAACAATCGCTACGAGGTCTCTGGCCAGCTCACGCTCAAGGGCATTACCCGCGAGGTCGGTGCACAAATCACCTTGAAGCCTGAGAGCGCCATCGGCGTATTCGATGGCGAGTTCATTCTCAAACGCGGAGACTTCAAGATCGGTGAGGGCGAATGGGCCGATTACGGGGTTGTCTCCAACGAGATCAACATCAAGTTTCGGGTGGTCGCGCCCGAGCAGTAG
- a CDS encoding type II toxin-antitoxin system RelB/DinJ family antitoxin gives MGALLKTTDVRCRIDEDLKVRATEVLNACGLSISDAMRLFLRQVVATQGLPFEVRVPSEKTARAMMEARGIRQQFDSIDDMLRDTDGETGEKAKAR, from the coding sequence ATGGGTGCATTGCTGAAAACTACCGACGTGCGTTGCCGCATTGATGAGGATCTGAAGGTGCGTGCCACTGAAGTCTTAAACGCTTGCGGGCTGAGCATCAGTGACGCCATGCGTCTTTTTCTCCGTCAGGTCGTTGCAACTCAGGGGCTTCCGTTTGAGGTGCGCGTCCCGTCGGAAAAAACTGCCCGCGCCATGATGGAAGCGCGAGGCATTCGCCAACAGTTCGACTCGATAGACGACATGCTGAGGGACACTGATGGCGAAACCGGAGAAAAAGCAAAAGCGCGCTGA
- a CDS encoding DUF3087 domain-containing protein → MFEIKPWNPETYRQQTRRSTVIIAVTFILLAMTLSGLAVMLFGEPGGDNFRFNLGGVIAAVIVSAALMKTKGWSQPWMAAAVYGWQLKRSLMSVTNVMHKVTDAVQAGNPSAIKLLRFYHLGLTQMHQLDGNTSSLSQMTREIDQHKASMEALGIDTEQNQLNPEWLAAVKAKEA, encoded by the coding sequence ATGTTCGAGATCAAACCGTGGAACCCCGAAACCTATCGACAGCAGACGCGCCGCAGTACCGTGATCATCGCCGTGACCTTCATTCTGCTGGCGATGACGCTGTCCGGCTTGGCCGTCATGCTATTCGGCGAACCCGGCGGCGACAACTTCCGTTTCAACCTGGGCGGCGTCATTGCCGCTGTCATCGTTAGCGCGGCGCTGATGAAAACCAAAGGCTGGTCGCAGCCGTGGATGGCGGCGGCGGTGTATGGGTGGCAACTCAAACGTAGCCTGATGAGCGTCACCAATGTCATGCATAAGGTCACCGATGCGGTGCAGGCCGGTAACCCGAGCGCAATCAAGCTGCTGCGCTTTTATCACCTGGGGCTGACGCAAATGCACCAACTGGACGGCAACACCAGCAGCCTCAGCCAGATGACTCGCGAGATCGACCAGCACAAGGCGAGCATGGAAGCGCTGGGTATCGACACTGAGCAGAATCAGTTGAACCCTGAGTGGCTGGCGGCAGTAAAGGCGAAGGAGGCATGA
- a CDS encoding cytochrome b — translation MNDRYTRTAICLHWLIALGLIGTFALGYYMPELAFSPTKLKLYSWHKWAGVTLFFLVLLRLGWRLGHPVPPLPTTVSPVMRFASHISHGVMYALMLAIPLSGWLMSSAKGFQTSWFGVLPLPDLLPKDDALGDRLIDVHKVLNYTLLVLVIVHTCAALKHHFVDRDNVLTRILPSKRQPDPRHLKP, via the coding sequence ATGAACGATCGTTACACCCGCACGGCGATTTGCCTGCACTGGCTGATAGCCCTCGGGCTGATCGGCACCTTCGCGCTCGGCTACTACATGCCTGAACTTGCGTTCTCGCCGACCAAACTGAAGCTGTATTCATGGCACAAGTGGGCCGGGGTGACTTTGTTTTTTCTGGTGCTGCTACGGCTCGGCTGGCGCCTGGGCCATCCTGTTCCGCCCTTGCCGACGACCGTGTCGCCCGTGATGCGGTTCGCGTCCCACATTTCGCATGGGGTGATGTACGCACTGATGCTCGCGATTCCGCTCAGCGGCTGGCTGATGAGTTCGGCAAAAGGCTTCCAGACGTCATGGTTTGGTGTCTTGCCGCTGCCGGATCTGCTGCCCAAGGACGACGCGCTCGGCGATCGTCTCATCGATGTGCACAAAGTCCTCAACTACACATTGCTGGTGCTGGTGATCGTTCATACATGCGCGGCGCTCAAGCACCACTTCGTTGATCGCGACAACGTGCTGACGCGCATACTGCCGTCAAAGCGCCAGCCTGACCCTCGGCATCTCAAGCCATGA
- a CDS encoding PEP-utilizing enzyme, with amino-acid sequence MALHFSTKAGTLASLQERLKSARIAPLLSFTVRDWQIGGQACFRDIQGQLGAGPWIVRSSCLREDGAQASCAGAFLSIPGVNEAGLVSAVEQVIASYGDVHLADEVLIQPMLGNVVRSGVAFSHDPNTCAPYRVVNWSEGSDTASVTGGMGGRLWQQAALSKVPPPPKFAPLIALLEELLALFDGAPIDCEFAVTREAEGEVLWLLQARPLILPSRPESETTQAARLESIQRKVARGMQPHPFLIGQRTVYGVMPDWNPAEIIGIRPKPLALSLYRDLVTDSIWAYQRHNYGYRNLRSFPLMPHFFGLPYIDVRLSFNSFIPADLDEGLAGRLVDHYIDRLLAEPTLHDKVEFEIVFSCYTLDLSQRLERLASAGFLEHELEAISTSLRKLTNRIVHPKDGLWRADANKLDMLNARREELLASNADPLERIYWLLEDAKRYGTLPFAGLARAGFVAVQMLRSLVTVGVFSQADYDCFMGGVSTVSGQLARDRATLDKATFLARYGHLRPGTYDILSPRYDEAPELYFDWTQRPSTPEPVQPFSLTLPQMREIVKQQEAHGLEPDPVGLLDFMQAGIELRELAKFHFTRNLSDALALIAEVGAQHGIGREDMAYCDIGALKELHVAAADPKDVLLRSIEQGKARYEKTLKISLPPVITRPEDVWSFEWPETAPNFITQKQVTAPVVLSDDREKLAGAIVCIPNADPGFDWLFAYPIAGLITAWGGANSHMAIRAGELGLPAVIGAGEVLYRRWSSAQRLHLDCPGRWVEMMA; translated from the coding sequence ATGGCGCTGCATTTCTCTACCAAGGCTGGCACATTGGCCAGCCTACAAGAGCGGCTCAAGTCGGCTCGCATTGCTCCGCTGTTGTCGTTCACCGTGAGGGACTGGCAAATCGGTGGGCAAGCCTGTTTTCGTGATATCCAGGGACAGCTGGGGGCCGGTCCCTGGATCGTGCGCTCCAGTTGTCTGCGCGAAGATGGCGCGCAAGCTTCCTGTGCAGGGGCCTTTCTCTCGATCCCTGGCGTCAATGAAGCAGGATTGGTATCAGCCGTTGAACAGGTGATTGCAAGTTATGGCGATGTACACCTGGCAGACGAGGTACTGATTCAACCGATGCTGGGTAACGTGGTTCGTTCCGGCGTTGCCTTTTCCCACGACCCGAATACCTGCGCGCCGTACCGGGTTGTGAACTGGTCGGAAGGCAGTGACACGGCATCAGTCACCGGCGGCATGGGCGGTCGACTTTGGCAGCAGGCGGCACTTAGCAAAGTGCCGCCGCCACCGAAATTCGCACCCTTGATCGCCTTGCTCGAAGAGTTGCTGGCGTTGTTCGATGGCGCGCCGATCGATTGCGAGTTCGCTGTCACACGCGAAGCAGAAGGCGAGGTATTGTGGCTGTTACAGGCCCGACCATTGATTTTGCCATCACGCCCGGAATCCGAAACAACGCAGGCCGCCCGGCTGGAAAGTATTCAGCGCAAGGTGGCGCGAGGCATGCAGCCGCACCCCTTCCTGATTGGCCAGCGTACCGTCTATGGCGTAATGCCGGACTGGAATCCGGCCGAGATTATCGGAATCCGTCCCAAACCGCTGGCGCTCTCGCTGTACCGGGATTTGGTGACCGACTCAATCTGGGCCTACCAGCGCCACAATTACGGCTACCGCAACTTACGCAGTTTCCCGCTGATGCCGCATTTCTTCGGGCTGCCGTACATCGATGTGCGCTTGTCGTTCAACTCCTTCATTCCTGCAGACCTCGATGAGGGACTGGCCGGGCGGCTGGTCGATCACTATATCGATCGACTGCTGGCCGAACCGACGCTGCACGACAAGGTGGAATTCGAGATTGTTTTCTCGTGCTACACATTGGATTTGTCGCAGCGACTGGAGCGCTTGGCCAGTGCCGGTTTCCTGGAGCACGAGCTAGAGGCCATCAGCACCAGTTTGCGCAAGCTGACCAACCGCATCGTTCATCCCAAGGACGGCTTATGGCGCGCCGATGCCAATAAGCTCGACATGCTAAATGCGCGACGCGAAGAATTGCTGGCCTCCAACGCCGACCCGTTGGAGCGGATTTACTGGTTGCTGGAGGATGCAAAACGCTACGGCACCCTTCCATTCGCCGGCCTGGCCCGCGCAGGCTTCGTCGCGGTGCAGATGCTTAGATCGCTGGTGACGGTGGGCGTGTTCTCGCAGGCTGACTACGATTGCTTCATGGGGGGGGTCTCAACCGTCAGCGGCCAGTTGGCACGTGACCGGGCGACACTGGACAAGGCGACGTTCCTCGCGCGCTACGGACACTTGCGCCCGGGCACCTACGACATCCTTTCGCCTCGTTACGATGAAGCACCGGAACTCTACTTTGACTGGACCCAGCGTCCATCCACCCCAGAGCCAGTACAACCCTTTTCGCTGACCCTTCCACAAATGCGCGAAATCGTGAAGCAGCAGGAGGCACACGGCTTGGAGCCTGATCCAGTTGGCTTGCTGGACTTCATGCAAGCCGGTATCGAACTGCGCGAGCTGGCCAAGTTCCACTTCACCCGCAATCTCTCGGATGCCCTGGCATTGATTGCTGAAGTAGGCGCCCAGCATGGCATTGGACGCGAAGACATGGCCTATTGCGACATCGGTGCCTTAAAGGAGCTGCACGTTGCTGCAGCAGACCCGAAAGATGTGCTTTTGCGCAGCATTGAACAGGGCAAGGCCCGCTACGAAAAGACCCTCAAGATATCGCTGCCACCAGTGATTACCCGACCTGAGGATGTCTGGTCCTTCGAGTGGCCGGAAACAGCACCCAACTTCATCACCCAGAAGCAGGTAACAGCCCCCGTGGTGCTCAGCGATGACCGGGAAAAGCTCGCCGGGGCGATTGTCTGCATTCCCAATGCGGACCCAGGTTTTGATTGGTTATTTGCCTACCCGATTGCCGGGTTGATAACGGCGTGGGGCGGCGCCAACTCGCACATGGCGATTCGTGCCGGTGAGCTCGGCCTGCCAGCGGTCATCGGTGCCGGTGAAGTGCTCTACCGCCGCTGGTCGTCGGCTCAGCGCTTACATCTGGACTGTCCCGGACGCTGGGTGGAGATGATGGCATGA
- a CDS encoding type II toxin-antitoxin system YafQ family toxin, which produces MAKPEKKQKRAELPKQCAQTSEFKKSWERYKRAGRRDMNEVRQVMVMLFLGEQLPVEYLDHALTGDWSGFRECHIGGDFLMIYEHSHSDLITFVDLGSHWELFK; this is translated from the coding sequence ATGGCGAAACCGGAGAAAAAGCAAAAGCGCGCTGAACTGCCAAAGCAGTGTGCTCAAACATCGGAATTCAAGAAGTCCTGGGAGCGTTACAAGCGAGCCGGACGCCGTGATATGAATGAAGTCCGGCAGGTGATGGTCATGTTATTTCTGGGGGAGCAACTGCCGGTCGAGTACCTGGATCATGCTTTGACGGGTGATTGGAGTGGTTTTCGGGAGTGTCATATTGGGGGGGACTTCTTGATGATCTACGAGCACTCACATTCTGACTTGATTACATTTGTCGATCTCGGAAGTCATTGGGAACTCTTCAAGTAG
- a CDS encoding GNAT family N-acetyltransferase, whose translation MFTITHFETPCSEPINDQILQMVVDYLTDISTVAIAPSNLLFNVYQYAIGYEVHLYLQALDGSKGIAVELIVAMDDKDPSKVIGFLLYLPVKDDPEACGVAYMAVQASHRHQGVARAMVQEMLSRYPHAELACAVGKVACFEAMGFQVLGARGPQVLMNTRDHSTGGLMGVLDTAPIYRSTEVRQIHTYLLQRHGKRAMLDAEKQRDRHLDQMTAKAKAFVQERLG comes from the coding sequence ATGTTCACGATCACCCACTTCGAAACCCCGTGCTCCGAGCCTATCAATGACCAGATTCTGCAGATGGTCGTCGACTATCTGACCGATATCAGCACGGTGGCGATTGCGCCGAGCAACCTCCTGTTCAACGTCTATCAATATGCGATCGGCTACGAGGTTCATCTCTATCTGCAAGCGCTCGACGGGTCTAAAGGGATCGCTGTCGAATTGATCGTCGCGATGGATGATAAAGATCCTTCGAAGGTCATCGGCTTTTTGCTGTATCTGCCGGTCAAGGACGATCCCGAGGCGTGCGGCGTGGCCTATATGGCGGTGCAAGCCAGTCATCGACACCAGGGCGTCGCACGGGCGATGGTCCAGGAAATGCTCAGCCGCTATCCGCATGCCGAGCTGGCGTGTGCGGTCGGCAAGGTTGCCTGTTTCGAAGCGATGGGCTTTCAGGTGCTGGGCGCGCGCGGGCCGCAGGTGCTGATGAATACCCGTGATCACAGCACGGGCGGTTTGATGGGGGTGCTGGATACAGCGCCGATCTACCGCTCGACAGAAGTGCGGCAGATCCATACGTATCTGCTGCAACGACACGGGAAGCGGGCGATGCTCGATGCCGAAAAACAGCGCGACCGGCATCTCGACCAGATGACGGCCAAAGCCAAGGCTTTTGTGCAGGAGCGGCTTGGGTAG
- a CDS encoding class I SAM-dependent methyltransferase — protein MNPDALAILRQHLLTALTAVPEETRRVFHGRGRCWPGLEQLTIDWMQGVVLVSLFKEPDPAQLEALKHLLMEIAQSPEWEKSGAHTLLLQHRYLPQSTTEWLLGEMVEEWTITEGGLRYRIDLGKKQNSGLFLDMRYGRNWVRANAQGKRVLNLFAYTCGFSVAAIEGGAEHVVNLDMSRGALSRGRDNHRLNGHDLSKVSFLGHDLFKSWGKVINSGPYDLVIIDPPSFQKGSFLLTKDYQRVLRRLPELLTSDGVVLACMNDPAFGPDFLIDGVTREAPSLHFEQRLENPPEFPDIDAQSGLKALVFRAG, from the coding sequence ATGAACCCTGACGCCCTCGCCATCCTCCGCCAGCATTTACTGACGGCTCTGACCGCTGTCCCCGAAGAAACCCGCCGCGTGTTCCATGGCCGGGGCCGATGCTGGCCGGGGCTGGAACAACTGACCATCGACTGGATGCAGGGCGTGGTACTGGTCTCGCTGTTCAAGGAGCCTGACCCGGCGCAGCTCGAGGCATTGAAGCATTTGCTGATGGAGATCGCGCAGTCGCCTGAGTGGGAGAAATCCGGCGCGCATACGTTGCTGCTGCAACACCGCTACCTGCCGCAAAGCACCACCGAATGGTTGCTGGGGGAAATGGTCGAGGAATGGACGATCACCGAGGGCGGTCTGCGTTATCGCATCGACCTGGGCAAAAAACAGAACAGCGGCCTGTTTCTCGACATGCGCTACGGCCGCAATTGGGTGCGCGCCAATGCCCAGGGCAAACGCGTCTTGAACCTGTTCGCCTACACCTGCGGGTTTTCGGTGGCCGCCATCGAGGGCGGCGCGGAGCATGTGGTCAACCTGGACATGTCCCGCGGCGCCCTGAGCCGCGGACGCGACAATCACCGGCTGAATGGGCACGACTTGAGCAAGGTCAGCTTTCTCGGCCATGACCTGTTCAAATCCTGGGGCAAGGTCATCAACAGCGGCCCTTACGACCTGGTGATCATCGACCCACCGTCGTTCCAGAAAGGCAGCTTCCTGCTGACCAAGGACTACCAGCGCGTACTACGCCGCCTGCCGGAACTGCTCACCAGCGATGGCGTGGTACTGGCCTGCATGAACGACCCGGCCTTCGGCCCGGACTTTCTCATCGACGGCGTGACCCGCGAAGCCCCGAGCCTGCACTTCGAACAACGCCTGGAAAACCCACCGGAATTTCCCGATATCGATGCGCAAAGCGGTCTGAAGGCGCTGGTGTTCAGGGCAGGCTGA
- a CDS encoding phosphocholine cytidylyltransferase family protein — MKAIILAAGRGSRMKSLTDERPKCMVELRGKTLLEWQLVALRAAGVSEIAIVTGYKRELLADQGLIEFHNSRWAQTNMVSSLACAEAWLQAEPCIVSYSDIFYSPAAVQSLMTCKASLAVTYDPNWLELWTQRFGNPLLDAETFRLTPADTLAEIGNKPESADDIQGQYMGLLRFTPEGWAEVIRLRSALTPEQCDKVHMTNTLQQVIDAGRVPIHAIPYTGEWGEVDSSEDLSLYQ, encoded by the coding sequence GTGAAAGCCATTATTTTGGCTGCCGGACGTGGCAGCCGCATGAAAAGCCTCACGGATGAACGTCCGAAGTGCATGGTCGAGTTGCGTGGCAAGACACTGCTGGAGTGGCAGCTTGTGGCGCTGCGCGCTGCTGGCGTTAGCGAGATAGCCATCGTTACCGGCTACAAACGCGAGCTGTTGGCAGACCAAGGGCTGATCGAGTTCCATAATTCACGCTGGGCGCAAACCAATATGGTGTCGTCATTGGCGTGTGCTGAAGCCTGGTTGCAGGCAGAGCCGTGCATCGTGAGTTATTCCGATATTTTCTACAGCCCGGCAGCGGTCCAGTCGTTGATGACATGCAAGGCTTCCCTGGCTGTCACCTATGACCCGAATTGGCTGGAGCTTTGGACACAGCGTTTTGGCAATCCATTACTGGATGCCGAAACGTTCCGCCTGACACCCGCTGACACTTTGGCTGAAATCGGCAACAAACCAGAATCAGCAGACGATATTCAGGGCCAATACATGGGGCTTTTGCGCTTCACGCCTGAGGGTTGGGCAGAAGTCATCCGGCTTCGCTCAGCATTAACCCCGGAGCAGTGTGACAAAGTGCATATGACGAACACCCTTCAGCAAGTCATTGATGCGGGTCGGGTCCCGATACACGCCATTCCTTACACAGGAGAATGGGGAGAGGTCGACTCCTCTGAAGACCTCTCCTTGTATCAATAG
- a CDS encoding sensor domain-containing diguanylate cyclase, with amino-acid sequence MPLNFTRIFNSVVTRLLGLALCIVVFGAVVRYYVLTDFLREDLSAVVEGQQLALATYVARDIDDKIIQRQRLLELLASSIPVDFLKQPERLRAWLKEHYAYQTLFSTDVYIVNANGDLLASYPDLTPPLNTPYAERDDIEAGWAGRSFVGRPAVDQTTQKPLLPMSAPIRDEHGRVQAVLVGVTALAAPGFLDSLLQSRMGETTGGFQLVFPESRLFVESSALDMTLKPTPPPGANALHDRAMAGFRGAGVTLNAEGGEEVSAMASVPSTGWFVVARLPSSEAFATVDRTQHFLIRGAFISILIFAVFSSIGLYFVFRHLFHAAAQADRMTRDERPLAPLPVTRNDEVGHLISAFNRLLIKLDDKQAQLKKIAHHDMLTGLPNRHHLSGQLRHVLALAQRKETSVGLLFMDLDGFKHINDTLGHEAGDEVLRQVARRFRRVVRETDTLARIGGDEFVVLLSDLGDDAEEIVSTVATKCIEALGAPFFISGTVCIVGVSIGIALGNGESSADMLLLAADRVMYQAKKTGRGRYVTYKL; translated from the coding sequence ATGCCCTTGAATTTCACCCGAATCTTCAACAGTGTCGTCACTCGGCTGTTGGGATTGGCGCTGTGCATTGTCGTGTTTGGGGCGGTCGTGCGTTATTACGTGCTCACCGACTTTCTGCGTGAGGATTTGAGCGCGGTCGTGGAAGGCCAGCAATTAGCGTTGGCGACCTATGTCGCTCGCGACATCGACGACAAAATCATTCAGCGTCAGCGTTTGCTTGAGCTCCTTGCCAGCTCCATTCCTGTTGATTTCCTCAAGCAACCCGAGCGACTGCGCGCCTGGCTGAAAGAGCATTACGCCTACCAGACGTTGTTCTCGACAGATGTGTACATCGTGAACGCCAATGGGGATTTACTCGCAAGCTATCCCGACCTGACACCGCCACTCAATACCCCTTACGCAGAGCGTGATGACATTGAAGCCGGATGGGCAGGACGTTCATTTGTCGGGCGTCCTGCGGTGGATCAAACAACCCAAAAACCGCTGCTGCCGATGTCCGCGCCCATCAGGGATGAACACGGTAGGGTTCAAGCCGTTCTCGTGGGCGTCACGGCACTCGCAGCGCCAGGGTTTCTGGATTCCTTGCTCCAGAGCCGCATGGGGGAGACGACGGGCGGATTCCAGCTGGTTTTCCCGGAAAGTCGATTGTTTGTCGAATCCTCGGCGCTTGATATGACGCTCAAGCCAACGCCGCCTCCCGGCGCCAATGCGCTGCATGATCGGGCCATGGCCGGATTTCGCGGTGCGGGGGTAACGCTCAACGCCGAAGGGGGCGAGGAGGTCTCAGCAATGGCGTCGGTTCCAAGTACCGGCTGGTTCGTCGTTGCCCGTTTGCCCAGCAGTGAGGCTTTTGCAACTGTCGATCGAACACAGCATTTCTTGATCAGGGGGGCGTTTATATCCATTTTGATTTTCGCCGTGTTCTCGTCCATTGGCCTGTACTTTGTCTTTCGTCATCTGTTTCATGCCGCCGCGCAGGCTGACCGCATGACGCGTGATGAACGACCACTGGCTCCCTTGCCAGTCACTCGCAATGATGAAGTCGGTCACTTGATCTCGGCCTTCAATCGTTTGTTGATCAAGCTGGATGACAAACAGGCCCAGCTTAAAAAAATTGCTCATCACGATATGTTGACGGGTTTGCCCAATAGGCATCATCTCTCGGGCCAGCTTCGTCACGTGTTGGCTCTGGCACAACGCAAAGAGACGAGTGTGGGCCTGTTGTTCATGGACCTCGATGGCTTCAAGCATATCAATGACACCCTTGGCCACGAGGCGGGTGACGAGGTGCTGCGGCAAGTGGCGAGGCGCTTTCGCCGGGTTGTCCGGGAGACCGATACCTTGGCGCGCATCGGGGGTGATGAGTTTGTTGTTCTGCTGAGTGACCTTGGGGACGATGCCGAAGAGATCGTGAGCACCGTCGCGACTAAATGTATTGAAGCACTGGGAGCGCCGTTTTTTATTTCCGGTACGGTCTGCATCGTGGGTGTTTCGATTGGCATTGCACTGGGGAACGGGGAAAGCTCTGCGGATATGCTTCTGCTGGCCGCAGACCGCGTCATGTATCAAGCCAAAAAAACCGGGCGCGGCCGGTATGTGACCTACAAGCTTTAG